The following coding sequences are from one Hymenobacter sp. DG25A window:
- a CDS encoding GumC family protein produces the protein MDPQAASDGIDLHQLLFRIRTRWPLVVGCLLVAFIGAFLYLQVKTPIYDFKSTMMLGSQTSGSKQAQELLKLLEIRDKSVKMEDEIGMITSLAMVQKTMKRLPHFTTSYFVVPDTWVNAAFPLKKRELAMESSPFRITPLPNTPQLVDVPIRIDILPDGRYQVRADADKGELKNLQTGAVLRRVANVHINETVSAGHELKHPLLSVRIDPNQVVEGGEKGQYFVKLQDMMSVVVNQLQGLSARAIDHESHIIQLMASGPVPKQQQQFLDTLMSVMLADEVQDKNRVGQRTLDFLDGEIAKMAALRQQASQDLSAFRTSRGVVNVDAQSSNRVSQLTNLQLERSRVATQRKYYQNMLSYLRSNRSLNQVVSPASMGISDPVLNQMVLQLAELSSQKAALGVNASADNPMVTVLDERIKSTREALNQTLSNLLRTSDIGLNDLESQVNQVRGDLNRLPEDERRLAMLQSKSDFNDKNYNFLLEKRTEAAIALATNSTDKKIVDHALMQGNGPSSPKPMFVGLIALLSGLIVPIGILLVTQKVNRRIQSKEDLARVTDIPLLGVVAHASKADKQQMVHEPKGLVAESFRSIRVNLQYLSGGLEKKLIGVTSSVPGEGKSFCAVNLAAELAHSGRRVILVETDLRQPTMATYFAMPPSDKGLATYLSGLTSFEDSVRPSGVELLDVMTCGIIPPNATQLLETPRMAELLERLRAEYDYIVLDTPPVGYVAEYFVLMRFLDANIYVVRQNYTDLSLLSQINDLHLEQKIKNVFLIINDVHFAKTYEYRHRTKAYSYGYSH, from the coding sequence ATGGACCCACAAGCTGCTTCCGACGGAATTGACCTCCATCAGCTATTATTTCGGATACGCACCCGGTGGCCCCTGGTAGTGGGGTGTTTGCTGGTAGCCTTCATAGGGGCTTTCCTATACCTGCAGGTGAAAACGCCGATATACGACTTCAAGTCCACCATGATGCTCGGCTCGCAGACCAGCGGCTCCAAGCAGGCTCAGGAACTGCTGAAGCTGCTGGAAATAAGGGACAAGAGCGTGAAGATGGAGGATGAAATCGGTATGATTACCTCCCTGGCCATGGTGCAGAAAACCATGAAGCGCCTGCCCCATTTCACCACCTCCTACTTTGTGGTGCCGGATACGTGGGTCAATGCCGCCTTCCCCCTGAAAAAACGGGAACTGGCCATGGAGTCGTCGCCCTTTCGGATAACGCCTTTACCTAATACACCCCAGCTGGTGGATGTGCCCATTCGGATAGATATCCTGCCTGATGGGCGCTACCAGGTACGGGCCGATGCAGACAAAGGAGAGCTGAAGAACCTGCAAACGGGCGCTGTTCTGCGCCGCGTTGCCAATGTTCATATCAATGAAACGGTGAGTGCCGGTCACGAGCTGAAGCACCCGCTGCTTTCCGTACGCATCGACCCCAATCAGGTGGTAGAAGGCGGTGAGAAGGGGCAATACTTTGTGAAGCTGCAGGACATGATGAGTGTGGTGGTAAACCAGCTACAGGGCCTTTCAGCGCGGGCCATCGACCATGAATCGCACATTATTCAGCTGATGGCGTCCGGCCCAGTCCCGAAGCAGCAGCAACAGTTTCTGGATACGCTGATGAGTGTGATGCTGGCCGATGAAGTGCAGGACAAAAACCGCGTGGGCCAGCGCACCCTGGATTTTCTGGATGGTGAAATTGCCAAGATGGCGGCCTTACGGCAGCAGGCCTCCCAGGACCTGAGCGCCTTCCGCACCTCCCGCGGCGTGGTAAACGTGGATGCGCAATCCTCTAACCGCGTGTCGCAGCTCACCAATCTGCAGCTGGAACGCTCCCGCGTGGCTACCCAGCGCAAGTATTACCAGAACATGCTCAGCTACCTCCGCAGCAACCGCAGCCTTAACCAAGTCGTGTCGCCGGCCAGCATGGGTATCTCTGACCCCGTGCTGAACCAGATGGTGCTGCAGCTGGCCGAGCTCAGCTCGCAGAAAGCGGCGCTGGGTGTAAATGCCAGCGCCGACAACCCCATGGTAACGGTGCTGGATGAAAGAATTAAATCGACCCGCGAAGCCCTGAACCAGACCCTGTCTAACCTGCTGCGAACCAGTGATATTGGCCTCAACGACCTGGAAAGTCAGGTAAACCAGGTGCGCGGCGACCTGAACCGCCTGCCCGAAGACGAGCGGCGCCTGGCCATGCTGCAAAGCAAGTCTGACTTCAACGACAAGAACTACAACTTCCTGCTGGAAAAGCGCACGGAAGCCGCCATTGCCCTGGCTACCAACTCCACCGATAAGAAAATTGTAGACCATGCCCTCATGCAAGGCAACGGGCCCTCCTCGCCCAAGCCCATGTTTGTGGGGCTCATTGCCCTGCTTTCCGGCCTGATAGTGCCCATTGGTATTCTGCTGGTGACGCAGAAAGTAAACCGGCGCATTCAGAGCAAGGAAGACCTGGCCCGCGTAACAGACATTCCCCTGCTGGGCGTGGTGGCGCATGCTTCCAAGGCCGATAAGCAGCAGATGGTGCATGAGCCCAAAGGCCTGGTGGCCGAATCTTTCCGCTCCATTCGGGTGAACCTGCAGTACCTCTCGGGCGGGCTGGAGAAAAAGCTGATTGGGGTTACCTCCTCCGTGCCCGGGGAGGGCAAGAGCTTCTGCGCCGTAAACCTGGCCGCCGAGCTGGCCCACTCCGGCCGCCGCGTAATACTGGTGGAAACCGACCTGCGCCAGCCTACCATGGCCACCTATTTCGCCATGCCGCCCTCCGATAAGGGCCTAGCTACTTACCTCAGCGGCTTGACCAGCTTTGAAGACAGCGTGCGGCCTTCCGGTGTAGAACTGCTGGATGTGATGACCTGCGGCATTATCCCGCCCAATGCTACCCAGCTGCTGGAAACCCCGCGCATGGCCGAGCTGCTGGAGCGCCTCCGCGCCGAGTACGACTACATTGTGCTGGACACCCCGCCGGTAGGCTACGTGGCGGAGTATTTTGTGCTGATGCGCTTCCTGGACGCCAACATTTACGTGGTGCGCCAGAACTACACCGACCTCTCCCTGCTCAGCCAGATAAACGACCTGCACTTGGAGCAGAAAATCAAAAACGTGTTCCTGATTATCAATGACGTGCACTTCGCCAAAACCTACGAGTACCGGCACCGCACCAAAGCCTATAGCTACGGGTATTCGCACTAA
- a CDS encoding lipopolysaccharide biosynthesis protein, with protein sequence MSTQLTTTPPPATAAPGSLTGAAIQGMKWTTMATLATSVLQVGYTAVMARLLTPADFGLVALAAIFMRFGGYFAQMGMEQALIQKATLTTADVRAAFTSAVGLGLFFAGLLWLLAPVGGRAFSQPGVVPIIHAMSVGLVLMGIYATSVSLLRRQMRFRTLAIMEVSTFVLSYGGVGITMAWLGYGAWSLVGTQLSQSLLLLILGYAVTRHSIKPLFSWQVYRPLVRYGGWSSIASFCEYMTGELDKMAISRLWGGAALGLYSRAAMLIALPAYTLTASVTRVALPSFSQVQDDRPRLRGAYLRSVGLTGVLIMPLCLGAAVAAPELVRVMLGPQWMDAVPIFRVICLLYSLSTMNMFAVTVCDATANLSRKLALTLTHAASLLALFVLLRGFGLVGIALAVLLGEVLRTGFYLILMRRVLAVELTTLARCYVPPLLLGAGVAATIAMVASALRVAMAPLPLVFAAELITGAITLPCLILLLPLPTLQAEVANLLGHLNTRTVPVVGPVLTWLHRQLLPSSLPA encoded by the coding sequence ATGTCAACCCAGCTCACCACCACGCCACCTCCCGCCACCGCGGCCCCCGGCAGCCTGACGGGAGCGGCCATACAGGGCATGAAGTGGACGACCATGGCAACGCTGGCCACCTCCGTGCTACAGGTAGGTTACACTGCCGTAATGGCCCGACTGCTTACCCCCGCCGATTTTGGTCTGGTGGCGCTGGCGGCTATTTTCATGCGGTTTGGGGGCTACTTTGCCCAAATGGGGATGGAGCAGGCTCTTATCCAGAAAGCCACCCTGACCACCGCCGATGTCCGGGCTGCTTTTACCTCGGCGGTGGGGCTGGGCTTGTTTTTTGCCGGCTTGCTCTGGTTGCTGGCTCCTGTGGGTGGGCGCGCTTTCTCACAGCCGGGTGTGGTGCCCATTATCCATGCCATGTCGGTGGGCCTGGTGCTGATGGGCATTTATGCCACCTCCGTGAGTTTGCTGCGCCGCCAGATGCGCTTCCGTACGCTAGCCATTATGGAGGTCAGCACCTTTGTGCTGAGCTACGGGGGTGTGGGTATTACCATGGCGTGGCTGGGCTACGGGGCCTGGAGTTTGGTGGGCACACAGCTAAGCCAAAGCCTGTTGCTGCTGATTTTGGGCTACGCCGTTACCCGGCATTCCATTAAGCCCTTGTTTAGCTGGCAGGTATACCGCCCCCTGGTGCGGTATGGCGGCTGGTCATCGATAGCTAGCTTTTGTGAATACATGACCGGCGAGCTGGATAAAATGGCCATCAGCCGCCTGTGGGGCGGGGCGGCGCTGGGCCTCTACAGCCGTGCCGCCATGCTTATTGCCCTGCCAGCCTATACCCTCACGGCCAGCGTTACCCGCGTGGCCCTGCCCTCCTTCAGCCAGGTGCAGGACGACCGGCCCCGCCTGCGCGGTGCCTACCTGCGCAGCGTGGGCCTCACGGGCGTACTGATTATGCCGCTCTGCCTGGGCGCCGCCGTGGCGGCTCCCGAGCTGGTTCGCGTGATGCTGGGCCCGCAATGGATGGACGCCGTGCCCATTTTCCGGGTGATATGCCTGCTGTACAGCCTGAGCACCATGAATATGTTTGCCGTAACGGTGTGCGATGCTACCGCCAACCTGAGCCGCAAGTTGGCGCTTACACTCACGCATGCCGCTTCCTTACTGGCGCTGTTTGTACTGCTGCGTGGTTTTGGGCTGGTAGGCATTGCACTTGCGGTGCTGCTGGGCGAGGTGCTGCGCACGGGTTTCTATCTGATTTTGATGCGCCGGGTACTGGCGGTGGAGCTCACCACCCTGGCGCGCTGCTATGTACCGCCCCTGCTGCTGGGCGCCGGAGTAGCTGCCACCATAGCCATGGTGGCCAGCGCGCTGCGAGTTGCCATGGCGCCTCTGCCCCTGGTTTTTGCCGCCGAGCTGATTACCGGCGCCATCACCCTGCCCTGCCTGATTCTGTTGCTTCCGCTGCCCACCCTACAGGCGGAGGTAGCCAATCTACTGGGCCACCTGAACACCCGCACGGTGCCCGTGGTGGGGCCGGTTCTCACCTGGCTTCATCGTCAGCTACTTCCCTCCTCGCTACCGGCTTAA
- a CDS encoding glycosyltransferase family 4 protein: MSASATSYSSSVAAAQPSRVTGPEKPVRRPRLKVLWMAQYPYPNAGMGHPAPWVAALAAGLRELPEIELTILDWHPGLNKPMDEFDKDGINFIYLRAPSFRQDLLTLYTQRVHSARKYLRRHHQAYDVLHLHGSEWQLPAVVPGLERPVVLSVQGVITEYLRYLPQTWSRLGISWKIGEFYERRYLPSVHEFICRTAWDKALMAKLSLGARIHHNWEMMRPEFYETAPAVDVRPQVLYTGGNQLMKGFQEVVAAYALIRQQSPLKLVMAGRVTLEEVNQEARKLGVAPFSADEVECVGFCNARQLADLMRQSFCLLHPSYIDNSPNTVCEAQLLGLPVVATNVGGVPDLIEPDTTGLLSDLAPRNLADQVLRLYHSPELAHTLRQESRQVATIRHDRETIVRRTIDIYHTIS; the protein is encoded by the coding sequence ATGTCTGCGTCTGCTACTTCCTATTCTTCGTCGGTTGCCGCCGCTCAGCCCAGCCGGGTGACCGGGCCGGAAAAACCGGTGCGCCGTCCCCGGCTGAAGGTGCTATGGATGGCGCAGTACCCCTACCCCAATGCAGGCATGGGGCACCCGGCCCCGTGGGTAGCCGCATTGGCCGCCGGCCTGCGGGAGCTGCCGGAAATAGAGCTTACCATTCTCGATTGGCATCCTGGACTTAATAAGCCGATGGATGAATTTGATAAGGACGGCATTAACTTTATTTACCTGAGGGCCCCTTCCTTCCGGCAGGACTTGCTCACGCTTTATACCCAACGGGTGCATTCGGCGAGGAAATACCTGCGCCGGCATCATCAGGCGTATGATGTGCTGCACCTGCATGGCTCGGAATGGCAGCTGCCGGCGGTAGTGCCCGGGCTGGAGCGGCCTGTGGTGCTCTCGGTGCAGGGCGTGATAACAGAGTACCTGCGCTACCTGCCCCAAACCTGGTCGAGGCTGGGCATTTCCTGGAAAATAGGCGAGTTCTATGAGCGGCGCTATCTGCCCTCGGTGCACGAGTTTATCTGTCGCACAGCCTGGGATAAAGCCCTGATGGCCAAGCTGAGCCTCGGTGCCCGCATTCACCATAATTGGGAAATGATGCGCCCGGAGTTCTATGAAACAGCCCCCGCTGTTGATGTGCGCCCGCAGGTGCTGTATACGGGCGGTAATCAGCTGATGAAAGGCTTTCAGGAAGTAGTAGCGGCCTATGCGCTGATTCGGCAGCAAAGTCCGCTGAAGCTGGTAATGGCGGGCCGGGTGACTTTAGAAGAAGTCAATCAGGAGGCCCGCAAGTTAGGGGTAGCGCCGTTTTCGGCCGATGAGGTGGAGTGTGTGGGATTCTGCAATGCCCGGCAGCTGGCGGACCTCATGCGGCAGTCCTTCTGCCTGCTGCACCCCTCCTACATCGATAACAGCCCGAACACTGTGTGCGAAGCCCAGCTGCTGGGCCTGCCGGTAGTGGCAACCAACGTGGGCGGTGTCCCAGACCTGATTGAGCCTGATACAACCGGCTTACTCAGCGACCTGGCCCCGCGCAACCTGGCGGACCAGGTGCTGCGGCTATACCATAGCCCGGAGCTGGCCCATACCCTGCGGCAGGAAAGCCGGCAGGTAGCCACCATCCGGCACGACAGAGAAACCATTGTACGGCGTACGATAGACATTTATCACACGATTAGCTGA
- a CDS encoding O-antigen ligase family protein, protein MKIRFGIPRGLYLFGVLFMSRIYTEFFVASEQAPILRVYAFAILGITMWVTVRNLRYLTGTMRWWLGLTLLSLSLLALESYAGWGQWFVYLHVFSKLTDFLLVFGMYAYYQHKGLPGLKLLIGTIPLILLLNLIIYHPETFTMEGFLEQERGVSSASAFLLILPLLYFLNTYFKNGSLLVLVAFFGTLSLIVFLQHRTVWVTTGVLLIVDVLMLQRTTSVRPTFKRLVPMLVLPVMVVSLGGLAIVLNNEAVQKKFEQNIADIQNPDKQGTGSFRLNQFEAYIPFIQEYPIAGMRLEGFELPVQFYHSNTGEQVWANGTGHHFHSFYVDRLFYFGLLGLLLALGPPIYLVIKRLRQPEPMTLEAVTLVTYACGGLIYGVSYNWPDYYLGLLGLALAAATVADTVPAPAPAPTRTVSRQPQLAHGSIPSVLLHS, encoded by the coding sequence ATGAAAATCAGATTTGGCATTCCCCGCGGCCTGTACCTGTTTGGCGTTCTGTTCATGAGCAGAATCTACACCGAGTTCTTTGTCGCTTCGGAGCAGGCTCCCATTCTAAGAGTTTATGCCTTCGCCATCCTGGGCATTACCATGTGGGTGACGGTGCGCAATCTGCGCTACCTCACCGGCACTATGCGCTGGTGGCTGGGCCTCACGCTGCTGAGCCTGAGCCTGCTGGCGCTGGAGTCCTATGCAGGCTGGGGACAGTGGTTTGTGTACCTGCACGTGTTCAGCAAGCTCACCGATTTTCTCCTGGTTTTTGGCATGTATGCCTATTACCAGCACAAGGGCCTGCCCGGCCTTAAGCTGCTGATTGGCACCATTCCGCTGATTCTCCTGCTGAACCTGATTATTTATCACCCGGAAACCTTCACCATGGAGGGCTTCCTGGAACAGGAAAGAGGAGTTTCTTCCGCCTCCGCTTTCCTGCTCATCCTGCCGCTCCTGTATTTCCTGAATACCTATTTCAAAAATGGTTCGCTGCTTGTCCTGGTGGCCTTTTTTGGTACGCTAAGTCTGATTGTGTTTTTGCAGCACCGCACGGTTTGGGTAACCACCGGCGTGCTGCTGATTGTAGATGTGCTGATGCTGCAACGCACCACTTCGGTGCGGCCTACTTTCAAGCGGCTGGTGCCCATGCTGGTGCTGCCAGTAATGGTAGTTTCCCTGGGCGGCCTGGCTATTGTGCTCAATAACGAAGCCGTACAGAAGAAATTCGAGCAAAACATAGCCGACATTCAAAACCCGGATAAGCAGGGCACGGGCAGCTTTCGCCTGAATCAGTTTGAAGCTTATATCCCCTTTATCCAAGAGTATCCTATTGCGGGCATGCGGCTGGAAGGCTTTGAGTTGCCGGTGCAGTTTTACCACAGCAACACCGGCGAGCAGGTGTGGGCCAACGGCACCGGCCACCACTTTCACAGCTTCTATGTAGACCGCCTTTTCTACTTCGGGCTGTTGGGGTTGCTGCTGGCATTGGGCCCGCCTATTTACCTGGTTATTAAAAGGCTGCGACAACCAGAACCCATGACCCTGGAGGCCGTTACGCTGGTGACTTATGCCTGCGGCGGCCTGATTTACGGGGTATCCTATAACTGGCCCGATTACTACCTGGGGCTGCTGGGTCTGGCGCTGGCCGCCGCAACCGTAGCCGACACTGTTCCGGCGCCCGCGCCCGCTCCTACTCGTACTGTTTCCCGCCAACCACAGCTAGCTCATGGCTCCATTCCCTCTGTCCTGCTCCACAGCTGA
- a CDS encoding glycosyltransferase family 2 protein translates to MAPFPLSCSTADRGPAVLFVIFNRPELTRRSFEAIRAARPARLYVAADGPRPSRPHEAELCAHTRAVVTEGLDWPCQLHTLFQPANLGCSRGVSRGINWFFEQEREGIILEDDCVAGPDFFPFCQELLARYRHDTRVMHIGGNNLFQDAQPHSAPADSYSFSSQVHSWGWATWRRAWQLYDFEYAQLPELRRRGLLSSMYPSVLQRYYWLQKFEAMRREAYPPHTWDYQWHFTVAANSGLAIIPAVNLVQNIGSGPDATHTVSATHHVAGHTRYRLCFPLRHPTPVLCDYARDERQFRQFLAGRVLARFTRLLRWPEKWRLRRRASSDALPATSYSVPAT, encoded by the coding sequence ATGGCTCCATTCCCTCTGTCCTGCTCCACAGCTGATCGGGGGCCGGCCGTTCTGTTCGTCATCTTTAACCGCCCCGAGCTAACCCGCCGGTCCTTCGAGGCCATTCGGGCGGCCCGGCCGGCCCGCCTGTACGTGGCCGCCGACGGCCCCCGCCCCAGCCGCCCCCACGAGGCGGAGCTGTGCGCGCACACCCGCGCCGTGGTAACGGAGGGTCTGGACTGGCCCTGCCAGCTGCATACTTTATTTCAACCTGCCAATCTGGGGTGCAGCCGGGGGGTGTCCAGGGGCATCAACTGGTTTTTTGAGCAGGAGCGCGAAGGCATTATTCTGGAAGACGACTGCGTGGCCGGGCCCGACTTTTTCCCATTCTGCCAGGAGCTGCTGGCCCGCTACCGCCACGATACGCGGGTGATGCATATTGGCGGCAATAACCTATTCCAGGATGCTCAGCCGCATTCCGCTCCCGCCGATTCCTACTCCTTTTCCAGCCAGGTACATTCCTGGGGCTGGGCTACGTGGCGGCGTGCCTGGCAGCTGTATGACTTTGAGTACGCTCAACTGCCCGAACTGCGCCGGCGCGGGCTGCTCAGCAGCATGTACCCCTCGGTCCTGCAGCGGTATTACTGGCTGCAGAAGTTTGAAGCTATGCGCCGGGAAGCCTACCCACCCCATACCTGGGATTATCAGTGGCACTTTACGGTAGCGGCCAACTCCGGCCTGGCCATTATTCCGGCGGTGAACCTGGTGCAGAACATTGGCTCCGGGCCCGATGCCACGCATACCGTCAGTGCCACCCACCATGTGGCCGGGCACACGCGCTACCGGCTCTGCTTCCCGTTGCGGCACCCCACCCCCGTCCTCTGCGACTATGCCCGCGACGAGCGCCAGTTCCGGCAGTTTCTGGCGGGCCGGGTTCTGGCCCGCTTCACCCGGCTGCTCAGGTGGCCGGAAAAGTGGCGACTCCGGCGGCGGGCCTCTTCTGATGCGTTGCCGGCAACCAGCTACTCCGTACCCGCCACTTAG
- a CDS encoding glycosyltransferase family 2 protein: protein MLYVIIPVFNRWAFTQACLTSLRQQTTQSFRVIVVDDGSTDGTAGALAREFPEVEMLRGTGELFWTAAVNMGIRQALAHGATHVLTLNNDVVVTPTFLEKMLLWARRQPHAVLGALELDATTRQPIYGGEQFSWLTHRSAFLLQQLPADERQGLHPVTYLPGRGLLIPADVLRTIGLFDERRLPHYLADYDYTSVARRRGFPVYMNYDAHLLTYPEESGQQQTRRQRSMRGYYQHLFSIRGGGNLRNFTYFACKNCPLLLLPLFLLIGYVRRLGGYFLPHKLA, encoded by the coding sequence ATGCTCTACGTTATTATTCCGGTATTCAACCGCTGGGCGTTTACGCAGGCTTGCTTAACCTCGCTGCGGCAGCAAACCACGCAGAGCTTCCGCGTGATTGTGGTAGATGATGGCTCTACGGATGGCACGGCCGGGGCGCTGGCGCGGGAGTTTCCGGAGGTGGAAATGCTGCGCGGCACCGGGGAGCTATTCTGGACGGCCGCCGTGAATATGGGCATCCGGCAGGCCCTGGCCCACGGCGCAACCCACGTCCTCACCCTGAACAACGACGTGGTGGTAACCCCTACTTTCCTGGAGAAAATGTTGCTCTGGGCCCGGCGGCAGCCTCACGCGGTGCTGGGCGCGCTGGAGCTGGATGCCACCACCCGGCAGCCCATTTATGGGGGTGAGCAGTTCAGCTGGCTCACGCACCGCAGCGCCTTCCTGCTGCAGCAGCTCCCCGCCGATGAGCGCCAGGGCCTGCACCCGGTAACTTACCTGCCGGGCCGGGGTCTGCTGATTCCGGCGGACGTACTGCGTACCATCGGGCTCTTTGATGAGCGCCGCCTGCCACACTACCTCGCCGATTACGACTATACCAGTGTAGCCCGCCGGCGCGGCTTTCCGGTGTATATGAACTACGATGCGCACCTGCTGACCTACCCCGAGGAAAGCGGCCAGCAGCAAACCCGCCGCCAGCGCAGTATGCGGGGCTACTATCAGCATTTGTTTAGCATTCGCGGGGGCGGCAACCTGCGCAATTTCACCTACTTCGCCTGCAAAAACTGCCCGCTCCTTTTGCTGCCTCTGTTCCTGCTGATTGGCTACGTGCGGCGGCTGGGCGGGTATTTTCTGCCCCATAAGCTGGCCTGA
- a CDS encoding glycosyl hydrolase, producing the protein MLRLLATVLTGACLTIQSSQAFLSEGPNGPLVIRQGGTYSGTFISTDASRPCVRILTREPVLLRNSYLKGSGHLIEAAPGAWLTVENCYGKGMLTQIPETARGHFLVAEGARMLRIEHCTMEQTTGIYVLRWGGEGTPEETLTVRYNRSRNIDGRYWNGGRTRASWLSLDKVWHVPGIEIAWNQVINEPDSSLVEDNINFFNSSGTPEKPIRVHNNYIQGAYPYPATSKEYSGSGIMMDGHGTTAETTTAYVQAYGNQVINTCNAGMSIAAGHDIRYFRNRVVHSARLPDGRYLPSTFAGLAIFNHYNMDSSVFNRHSIDHNVVGYNNQNYSAPMPGRQDEHRHACASCTSQQHLPNPITLRTEQLEWRLWKRKLRRHQVKVGANLTRPLQPANVLARR; encoded by the coding sequence ATGCTCCGCCTTCTGGCTACAGTGCTCACGGGTGCCTGCCTCACTATTCAGTCCTCCCAGGCCTTTTTATCCGAGGGCCCGAACGGCCCGCTGGTAATACGCCAGGGCGGCACGTACAGCGGCACCTTTATCAGTACCGATGCCAGCCGGCCCTGCGTGCGGATTCTTACCCGCGAGCCGGTGCTGTTGCGCAATAGCTACCTGAAAGGCAGCGGCCATTTGATTGAAGCCGCGCCCGGCGCCTGGCTTACGGTGGAAAACTGCTATGGGAAGGGCATGTTGACCCAAATTCCAGAAACCGCCCGGGGCCATTTTCTGGTGGCCGAAGGCGCCCGTATGCTGCGCATTGAGCATTGCACTATGGAGCAGACCACAGGCATTTACGTGCTACGCTGGGGCGGCGAAGGCACCCCGGAAGAAACCCTGACCGTGCGCTATAACCGCTCCCGCAACATTGATGGCCGTTACTGGAACGGGGGGCGCACCCGCGCCAGCTGGCTGAGCCTGGATAAGGTGTGGCACGTACCCGGCATCGAAATAGCCTGGAACCAGGTGATTAATGAACCCGACAGCTCCCTGGTGGAAGACAACATCAATTTCTTTAACTCCTCTGGTACCCCGGAAAAGCCTATTCGGGTGCATAACAACTACATTCAGGGGGCTTATCCTTACCCGGCCACCAGCAAGGAGTATTCCGGCTCTGGCATTATGATGGATGGCCACGGTACTACCGCCGAAACTACTACCGCTTATGTGCAGGCCTACGGCAACCAGGTGATAAACACCTGCAACGCGGGCATGAGCATTGCAGCCGGCCACGATATCCGCTACTTCCGGAACCGCGTGGTGCACAGCGCCCGGCTACCCGATGGCCGCTACCTGCCTTCTACGTTTGCCGGGCTGGCTATCTTTAATCATTACAATATGGACTCCTCGGTTTTCAACCGGCACAGCATAGACCATAACGTGGTAGGTTACAACAACCAGAATTATAGCGCCCCCATGCCCGGCCGGCAGGATGAGCATCGCCATGCCTGCGCCAGCTGCACTAGCCAGCAGCATCTTCCCAACCCCATTACCCTCCGTACCGAGCAGCTGGAATGGCGCCTGTGGAAACGCAAGCTGCGACGCCACCAGGTAAAAGTGGGGGCTAACCTGACCCGGCCACTCCAGCCGGCCAACGTGCTGGCCCGGCGCTGA